The following are encoded together in the Juglans microcarpa x Juglans regia isolate MS1-56 chromosome 2D, Jm3101_v1.0, whole genome shotgun sequence genome:
- the LOC121248576 gene encoding probable pectate lyase 20 — protein MDYFFRYKYLAPPSTLFLTAFFLHSSQPRATMAVSLRWFSVGSLLLVLTLLFISVMASKENDQLVQSRFAEAEELQSSKNASMADRSEDAWNEHAVHDPEEVASMVDLSISNSTHRRNLGYFSCGTGNPIDDCWRCDRRWYHRRKNLANCAIGFGRNAVGGRDGRYYVVSDPSDDDPVNPKPGTLRHAVIQDRPLWIVFKRDMVITLKQELIMNSFKTIDGRGANVHIAYGACITIQFITNVIIHGLHIHDCKPTGNAMVRSSPSHFGWRTMADGDAISIYGSSHIWVDHNSLSNCADGLIDAVMGSTAITISNNHFTHHNEVMLLGHSDSYTRDKQMQVTIAYNHFGKGLIQRMPRCRHGHFHVVNNDYTHWEMYAIGGSANPTINSQGNRYLAPANAFAKEVTKRMCEEIGTWKRWNWRSEGDLLLNGAYFIPSGARATASYARASSLGAKSSSVVGAITSGAGVLTCRRGYQC, from the exons ATGGACTACTTCTTCCGCTATAAATACCTGGCTCCCCCCTCAACTCTTTTCTTGACTGCCTTCTTTCTTCATTCCTCCCAGCCGAGAGCAACAATGGCGGTATCTCTGAGATGGTTTTCTGTTGGCTCATTGCTGCTGGTTCTAACGCTGCTTTTTATAAGCGTCATGGCCTCCAAAGAAAATGATCAACTTGTACAGTCAAG GTTTGCAGAGGCAGAGGAGTTGCAGAGCTCCAAAAATGCGTCGATGGCGGACAG GTCAGAGGATGCATGGAATGAGCACGCTGTCCATGATCCAGAGGAGGTAGCTTCTATGGTTGATCT gaGCATTAGCAATAGCACTCATAGGAGGAACTTGGGATATTTTTCATGTGGAACAGGGAACCCGATCGACGACTGTTGGCGCTGTGACAGGCGCTGGTACCACCGCCGAAAGAACCTAGCCAACTGTGCCATTGGGTTTGGAAGGAATGCGGTTGGCGGCCGTGACGGCAGATACTACGTTGTTAGTGACCCCAGTGATGACGACCCTGTTAACCCTAAACCGGGTACGCTCCGCCACGCAGTCATTCAGGATAGGCCTTTGTGGATTGTGTTTAAGCGGGACATGGTGATCACACTCAAGCAGGAGCTTATTATGAACAGCTTTAAGACCATTGATGGCCGGGGTGCTAATGTCCACATTGCTTATGGGGCTTGCATTACGATCCAATTCATTACAAATGTCATCATCCATGGCCTGCACATCCACGATTGCAAGCCGACAGGCAACGCCATGGTGCGGAGCTCGCCAAGCCATTTTGGGTGGAGGACAATGGCTGATGGGGATGCCATTTCTATTTACGGTTCGAGCCATATTTGGGTTGACCACAACTCACTCTCTAATTGTGCTGATGGCCTTATCGATGCTGTAATGGGCTCCACTGCCATTACCATTTCTAACAACCACTTCACCCACCACAATGAG GTTATGCTATTGGGTCACAGTGACTCCTATACAAGAGATAAGCAGATGCAGGTGACCATTGCCTACAACCATTTTGGTAAGGGACTAATCCAGAGAATGCCAAG GTGTAGGCATGGACATTTCCATGTGGTAAACAATGACTACACACATTGGGAAATGTATGCCATTGGTGGAAGTGCTAATCCTACCATTAACAGTCAGGGCAATAGATATCTTGCACCTGCCAACGCTTTTGCCAAGGAG GTGACAAAGAGGATGTGCGAAGAAATTGGTACATGGAAGCGCTGGAACTGGAGATCAGAAGGAGATCTTCTGCTTAATGGAGCCTACTTCATTCCATCAGGAGCTAGAGCTACAGCCAGCTATGCCAGAGCCTCAAGTTTGGGGGCCAAGTCCTCTTCCGTGGTTGGTGCCATCACTTCTGGTGCTGGTGTCCTTACTTGCCGCAGGGGTTACCAGTGTTGA